Proteins found in one Arachis stenosperma cultivar V10309 chromosome 8, arast.V10309.gnm1.PFL2, whole genome shotgun sequence genomic segment:
- the LOC130944790 gene encoding phenylcoumaran benzylic ether reductase Betv6-like produces MAGEKSKILIIGGTGYIGKHVVEASAKGGHPTFALVRESTISDPSKAQIIDHFKSLGVHIVPGDLYDHEKLVKAIKEVDVVISTVGHGQIADQVKIIAAVKEAGNIKRFFPSEFGNDVDRVHAVEPAKSAFEVKAQIRRKIEAEGIPFTYVVSNCFAGYFLPTLVQPGAFAPPPPRDKVIILGDGNPKAIFTSEADIGTYTIRAVDDPRTLNKVLYIRPPKNTHSLNELVALWEKKIGKTLEKTYVPEEKLLKDIQEAPIPVNVILSINHSVFVKGDQTNFEIEPSFGVEASELYPDVKYTTVEEYLDQFV; encoded by the exons ATGGCTGGTGAGAAGAGCAAGATTCTGATCATCGGAGGCACCGGTTACATCGGTAAGCATGTAGTGGAAGCAAGCGCAAAAGGTGGCCACCCCACTTTTGCTTTGGTTAGGGAATCCACAATCTCCGACCCCTCCAAAGCACAAATCATCGACCATTTCAAGTCTTTGGGAGTTCATATAGTTCCT GGTGATCTATATGATCATGAGAAGCTGGTGAAAGCTATCAAGGAGGTTGACGTGGTGATATCCACGGTGGGTCACGGGCAGATAGCCGATCAGGTCAAGATCATCGCTGCTGTTAAGGAAGCTGGTAACATCAAG AGATTTTTCCCTTCAGAATTTGGCAACGATGTGGACCGTGTGCATGCTGTGGAGCCAGCAAAATCTGCATTTGAAGTAAAGGCACAAATTCGGAGGAAGATTGAAGCGGAAGGCATACCTTTCACCTATGTCGTCTCCAACTGCTTTGCTGGCTATTTCTTGCCCACACTCGTGCAGCCTGGTGCCTTCGCACCTCCTCCTCCCAGAGACAAAGTCATTATCTTGGGCGATGGAAATCCCAAAG CAATTTTTACCAGCGAGGCAGACATTGGAACTTACACCATTAGAGCGGTGGATGACCCAAGAACACTGAACAAGGTTCTCTACATCAGACCCCCTAAGAACACTCACTCGTTGAATGAACTTGTTGCCTTGTGGGAGAAAAAGATTGGCAAGACCCTCGAAAAGACTTATGTCCCGGAAGAAAAACTTCTAAAGGATATTCAAG AGGCACCTATTCCAGTCAATGTGATATTATCAATCAACCATTCGGTGTTTGTGAAGGGTGACCAGACCAACTTTGAGATTGAGCCTTCTTTTGGGGTTGAGGCCTCCGAGTTGTACCCAGATGTCAAGTACACCACCGTGGAAGAGTACCTAGACCAGTTCGTTTGA